The Niastella koreensis GR20-10 genome includes a window with the following:
- a CDS encoding ATP-binding protein codes for MRPKILLVDDREDNLMSMEAILAPDGYAFVKAGSGSQALKILLNEIDFALILMDVKMPNLNGFETAALIYEREKLKHIPIIFITANNYGEENVYKGYRMGAVDYIYKPINSELLRAKVGVLVDLYRKNHRLIEQEKRLTIINRNLEMEITERKASEERVKELNRQLLENIALLESANRDLDRFAFMASHDLQEPLRKIRTFSDLLFVKYQPVLDGPAINYINRIQSAAVRMQTLISDILAFSRINNEKDTFVNYNLNLILQEAMDELDASIQDKKATFEIVSLPTIDINPGLIRPLFENLLSNALKYSKKEEAPVIKIHSEIITATTSNKEPVKYCRIYVQDNGIGFDQQYAEQIFDMFRRLHVHSEFEGTGIGLTLCKKIVEKHNGYISVQSRVNEGSTFIISLPVHQATVETPGESSTDTGSEALLLFGKK; via the coding sequence ATGCGTCCAAAAATTTTGTTAGTAGATGACCGTGAAGACAATTTGATGTCGATGGAAGCCATCCTGGCTCCCGATGGCTATGCTTTTGTAAAGGCAGGGTCGGGCAGCCAGGCGTTGAAGATCCTGTTGAATGAAATTGATTTTGCGCTTATTTTGATGGATGTAAAAATGCCCAACCTGAACGGGTTTGAAACCGCTGCCCTTATCTATGAACGCGAAAAACTGAAACACATTCCCATCATTTTTATTACAGCTAATAATTATGGGGAGGAAAATGTTTACAAGGGCTATCGCATGGGCGCGGTAGACTACATCTATAAACCCATTAACTCCGAATTGCTGCGCGCAAAAGTAGGCGTGCTCGTAGATCTTTACCGGAAAAATCATCGCCTCATCGAGCAGGAAAAGCGGCTTACCATTATTAACCGCAACCTGGAAATGGAGATCACGGAACGAAAGGCATCGGAAGAACGGGTAAAAGAGCTGAACCGGCAGTTGCTCGAGAACATTGCGCTGCTGGAATCGGCCAACCGCGACCTTGACCGTTTTGCGTTCATGGCCTCGCACGATCTGCAGGAGCCCCTGCGCAAGATCCGCACATTCAGTGATCTGCTGTTTGTGAAGTACCAGCCTGTGCTCGACGGGCCGGCTATCAATTATATCAACCGCATTCAGAGCGCAGCGGTACGTATGCAAACGCTCATCAGCGATATCCTGGCCTTCTCCCGCATCAATAATGAGAAAGATACTTTTGTAAATTATAACCTCAATCTTATTTTACAGGAGGCCATGGATGAACTGGATGCCAGCATCCAGGACAAAAAAGCCACTTTTGAAATTGTGTCGTTGCCCACCATCGACATAAACCCGGGACTTATAAGGCCCCTGTTCGAGAACCTGCTGAGCAACGCATTGAAGTATAGCAAAAAAGAAGAAGCGCCGGTAATAAAGATCCATTCAGAAATTATTACTGCCACTACCTCCAATAAAGAACCTGTAAAGTATTGCCGCATTTATGTACAGGATAATGGCATTGGTTTCGATCAGCAGTATGCCGAACAGATTTTCGATATGTTCAGGCGGCTGCATGTGCACAGCGAATTTGAGGGAACGGGTATTGGCCTTACCCTCTGCAAAAAGATCGTTGAAAAACACAACGGGTATATTTCGGTGCAAAGCAGGGTGAATGAAGGCTCTACCTTTATCATTTCATTGCCTGTTCACCAGGCTACTGTTGAAACACCCGGCGAATCCAGTACAGATACCGGGTCTGAAGCATTGTTATTATTCGGGAAGAAATAA
- a CDS encoding HAMP domain-containing protein codes for MARSKPNTTRSTRQHVAEAVPTNGKHVTPKKKSSKIIENDNNITRSEMSEVLDHRELLHVLTQVKNGNFSVRMPIDQVGLSGKICDTLNEIISLNEKMMMEFTRGGNTIGKQGKLNQRIELPNARGAWRTGVESLNILISDLVHPTIEIADVISSVAKGNLSKEMPLEIGGHVLQGEFATIAKEVNDMVKQLNLFSMEVTRVAREVGSEGKLGGQAKVKGVGGVWKDLTDSVNQMASNLTGQVRNIAEVTTAVAKGDLSKKITVDVKGEILELKNTINTMVDQLNSFSSEVTRVALEVGTEGKLGGQAQVKGVAGTWKDLTDSVNGMASNLTGQVRNIAEVTTAVAKGDLSRKITVDVKGEILELKNTINTMVDQLNSFSAEVTRVAREVGSEGKLGGQAKVKGVGGVWKDLTDSVNGMASNLTGQVRNIAEVTTAVAKGDLSRKITVDVRGEILELKNTINTMVDQLNSFSSEVTRVALEVGTEGKLGGQAQVKGVAGTWKDLTDSVNMMASNLTGQVRNIAEVTTAVAKGDLSRKITVDVRGEILELKNTINTMVDQLNSFGSEVTRVAREVGSEGKLGGQADVPGVGGTWKDLTDSVNKMASNLTGQVRNIAEVTTAVANGDLSRKIDVDVKGEILELKNTINTMVDQLRGFASEVTRVAREVGSEGKLGGQAEVRGVAGTWKDLTDSVNQMASNLTGQVRNIAEVTTAVAKGDLSRKITVDVKGEILELKNTINTMVDQLNGFASEVTRVAREVGSEGKLGGQADVPGVAGTWKDLTDSVNKMASNLTSQVRNIAEVTTAVANGDLSRKIDVNVKGEILELKNTINTMVDQLRGFASEVTRVAREVGTEGKLGGQANVPGVAGTWKDLTDSVNQMAGNLTDQVRNIAEVAVAVANGDMSKKITVDVRGEILQLKETLNTMVDQLRAFASEVTRVAREVGTDGKLGGQAFVPGVAGTWKDLTDSVNQMTGNLTEQVRNIAEVTKAVASGDLSKTVAIDVKGEILDLKNTINTMVDQLQGFASEVTRVAREVGTEGKLGGQAEVRGVAGTWKDLTDSVNMMASNLTNQVRGIAKVVTAVATGNLKQKLTIVSRGEVAQLIDTINEMIDTLATFADQVTTVAREVGVEGRLGGQASVPGASGIWKNLTENVNQLAQNLTTQVRSISEVASAVTKGDLTRTIRVEAKGEVEALKDTINQMITNLRETTLRNQEQDWLKSNLAKFGQMLQGQRDLVTVTQKILSELARVVSAHYGAFYILRQDEDTNNEVKLKLFAAYGYKSDKNIQTEFGIGEGLVGQVAFEKERIILSNVPSNYIRISSALGRAKPANVIILPVLFENDVKAVIELASLDTFNQTHLDFLSQLTESIGIVLNTIEANSRTEELLTQSQSLASELKVQQEELRRTNDELQDKALLLVKQKNEVEAKNKEVEEARRSLEEKAEQLTLTSKYKSEFLANMSHELRTPLNSLLILAQQLYENAEGNLTEKQIRYAKTIHSCGDDLIQLINDILDLSKIESGFITANFAPVRFFEITSFVETTFKPIAEARHLRFTIETDTNLPENMETDIQRLNQILKNLLSNSFKFTEKGEVKLKIYDAKKNWKPGNSILDNAQRVVGFAIHDTGIGIPLEKQSIIFEAFQQAEGSTSRKYGGTGLGLSISRGLTELLGGTIELDSTPGKGSTFTLFLPIDNVSGVVTREAPSSLTEYQYQLGNDSGEIDTLLNSIRVTGEGIDPSGMHIVNEMINDTGDDRNNVAPNERAILIVEDDIRFGKIVIEKAHQYGLKAIVATNYIEVFDFINRFMPIAITLDVKLPDTSGWKVMELLRNDLSYRHIPIHLISGEENRTLALKRGARSFRLKPLDNESLNDLFDDIVAFSKKKVKQILVVEDNELDASQIVKLLSTDNMQVTLAETGEKAMHDINSKDFDCIILDYSLPDLPGHELVNQVAERKPRLTPIIMYSAKEFNKKELQLLNNVSGKILLKGVNSLEHLLEESVLALHINHKDLQVEKRKVIENIRKKEDILTGKNILVVDDDVRNLFALTTVFERYNINVITAESGKEAINIIREDNPKIDMVLMDIMMPEMDGYETTQKIRREHKNSTLPIIAVTAKAMKGDRQKCIEAGASDYITKPLKIDQLLSLMRVWFYK; via the coding sequence ATGGCGCGCTCAAAACCCAATACTACTCGCTCTACCAGGCAGCATGTAGCTGAGGCTGTGCCCACAAACGGCAAACACGTTACACCCAAAAAGAAATCAAGCAAAATAATTGAAAACGATAATAATATAACCCGGAGTGAGATGAGCGAAGTGCTGGACCACCGGGAGCTGCTGCACGTACTTACCCAGGTGAAGAACGGGAATTTCAGTGTACGGATGCCCATTGACCAGGTGGGCCTGAGCGGTAAGATCTGCGATACGCTGAATGAAATTATTTCCCTCAACGAAAAAATGATGATGGAGTTTACCCGCGGTGGTAATACCATTGGTAAACAGGGTAAGCTCAACCAGCGCATTGAGTTGCCAAACGCCCGCGGGGCCTGGCGTACCGGTGTTGAGTCGCTGAACATCCTCATCTCTGACCTGGTGCACCCCACCATTGAAATTGCGGATGTTATCAGCTCGGTGGCAAAAGGTAACCTGAGCAAGGAAATGCCGCTTGAAATTGGCGGGCACGTACTGCAGGGAGAATTTGCCACCATTGCCAAGGAGGTGAACGACATGGTGAAACAGTTGAACCTGTTCTCCATGGAGGTAACCCGTGTGGCGCGCGAGGTAGGTAGTGAAGGTAAACTGGGCGGCCAGGCGAAGGTAAAAGGCGTAGGTGGGGTTTGGAAAGACCTGACCGACTCCGTAAACCAGATGGCGAGCAACCTTACCGGCCAGGTGCGTAACATTGCCGAGGTAACAACCGCTGTGGCAAAAGGTGACCTGTCGAAAAAAATTACGGTAGACGTAAAAGGAGAGATCCTGGAGTTGAAGAACACGATCAATACCATGGTGGACCAGCTGAACTCCTTCTCCTCTGAAGTAACGCGTGTGGCGCTGGAGGTAGGTACCGAGGGTAAACTGGGCGGCCAGGCGCAGGTAAAAGGAGTAGCCGGTACGTGGAAGGATTTGACCGACTCCGTGAACGGGATGGCCAGTAACCTTACCGGCCAGGTACGTAACATTGCCGAGGTAACCACGGCGGTGGCGAAAGGTGACCTTAGCCGTAAGATCACGGTGGATGTAAAAGGAGAGATCCTGGAGTTAAAAAATACGATCAATACGATGGTTGACCAGTTGAACTCTTTCTCTGCCGAGGTAACGCGTGTGGCGCGTGAGGTAGGCAGTGAAGGTAAACTGGGTGGCCAGGCAAAAGTAAAAGGGGTAGGTGGGGTTTGGAAAGACCTTACCGATTCCGTGAACGGGATGGCCAGTAACCTTACCGGTCAGGTACGTAACATTGCCGAGGTAACCACGGCGGTGGCGAAGGGTGACCTTAGCCGTAAGATCACGGTAGACGTGCGTGGTGAGATCCTGGAGCTGAAGAACACGATCAATACGATGGTGGACCAGCTGAACTCCTTCTCCTCTGAGGTAACGCGTGTGGCGCTGGAGGTAGGTACCGAAGGTAAACTGGGCGGCCAGGCACAGGTAAAAGGGGTAGCCGGTACGTGGAAGGATTTGACCGACTCCGTGAACATGATGGCCAGTAACCTTACTGGTCAGGTGCGTAACATTGCCGAGGTAACCACGGCCGTGGCGAAAGGTGACCTTAGCCGTAAGATTACGGTGGACGTACGCGGGGAGATCCTGGAGTTGAAGAATACCATCAATACCATGGTGGACCAGCTGAACTCCTTTGGTTCGGAAGTAACACGTGTGGCGCGTGAAGTAGGTTCTGAAGGTAAACTCGGTGGCCAGGCAGATGTGCCGGGTGTGGGTGGTACGTGGAAAGACTTAACAGACTCTGTAAATAAAATGGCCAGTAACCTTACCGGCCAGGTGCGTAACATTGCCGAGGTAACCACGGCGGTGGCGAATGGTGACTTGAGCCGTAAGATCGATGTGGACGTAAAAGGGGAGATCCTGGAATTGAAGAACACGATCAATACAATGGTGGACCAGCTTCGTGGTTTTGCCTCTGAAGTAACCCGGGTGGCGCGTGAGGTAGGTAGTGAAGGTAAACTGGGCGGGCAGGCGGAAGTGCGCGGTGTGGCCGGTACGTGGAAAGACCTTACCGACTCGGTGAACCAGATGGCCAGTAACCTTACCGGCCAGGTACGTAACATTGCCGAGGTAACCACGGCGGTGGCGAAAGGAGACCTTAGCCGTAAGATCACGGTGGACGTAAAAGGAGAGATCCTGGAGTTGAAGAATACGATCAACACCATGGTGGACCAGCTGAACGGTTTCGCCTCGGAAGTAACGCGTGTGGCGCGTGAAGTAGGTAGTGAAGGTAAACTGGGCGGACAGGCCGACGTGCCTGGTGTGGCCGGTACCTGGAAAGATTTGACCGACTCTGTAAATAAAATGGCGAGTAACCTTACCTCGCAGGTACGTAACATTGCCGAGGTAACCACGGCGGTGGCGAATGGTGACCTGTCACGTAAGATTGACGTAAACGTAAAAGGGGAGATCCTGGAGTTGAAGAACACGATCAATACGATGGTGGATCAGCTTCGTGGTTTTGCCTCAGAAGTAACGCGTGTGGCGCGTGAGGTGGGTACCGAAGGTAAACTGGGCGGCCAGGCAAACGTGCCTGGTGTGGCCGGTACCTGGAAGGACCTTACCGACTCGGTGAACCAGATGGCCGGTAACCTTACCGACCAGGTGCGTAACATTGCCGAGGTGGCCGTTGCGGTGGCGAATGGCGACATGTCGAAAAAAATTACGGTTGACGTACGCGGTGAGATCCTGCAGCTGAAAGAAACGCTGAACACAATGGTGGACCAGCTGCGCGCCTTCGCCTCGGAAGTAACGCGTGTGGCGCGTGAGGTAGGTACCGATGGTAAACTGGGCGGACAGGCGTTTGTGCCTGGTGTGGCTGGTACGTGGAAGGATTTGACCGACTCCGTGAATCAGATGACGGGTAACCTCACCGAACAGGTGCGTAACATTGCTGAGGTAACCAAGGCGGTGGCGAGTGGTGACCTGTCGAAAACAGTGGCCATCGACGTTAAAGGGGAGATCCTTGACCTGAAGAACACGATCAATACGATGGTGGACCAGTTACAGGGTTTTGCCTCTGAGGTAACGCGTGTGGCGCGTGAGGTGGGTACCGAAGGTAAACTGGGCGGACAAGCCGAAGTGCGCGGGGTAGCCGGTACCTGGAAGGACCTTACCGACTCCGTGAACATGATGGCCTCTAACTTAACCAACCAGGTGCGCGGGATTGCCAAAGTGGTAACCGCGGTGGCAACCGGCAACCTGAAACAAAAACTGACCATTGTATCGCGCGGTGAAGTAGCACAGCTGATTGATACCATCAATGAAATGATCGATACCCTGGCCACCTTTGCAGACCAGGTAACTACGGTTGCCCGTGAGGTAGGGGTGGAAGGCCGGTTGGGCGGACAGGCGAGTGTGCCTGGTGCGAGCGGCATCTGGAAAAACCTGACCGAAAACGTAAACCAGCTGGCGCAGAACCTGACCACACAGGTGCGTTCCATCTCCGAAGTAGCATCGGCGGTAACAAAAGGAGATCTTACCCGGACTATTCGCGTGGAAGCGAAAGGAGAGGTGGAAGCGTTGAAAGATACCATCAACCAGATGATCACCAACCTGCGCGAAACTACCCTGCGTAACCAGGAGCAGGACTGGCTGAAATCGAACCTGGCCAAGTTTGGCCAGATGTTGCAGGGACAACGCGACCTGGTAACGGTAACCCAAAAGATCCTGTCGGAGCTGGCACGGGTAGTAAGCGCCCACTATGGCGCCTTCTACATCTTACGCCAGGATGAGGATACCAACAATGAAGTAAAACTGAAACTGTTTGCGGCCTACGGCTACAAATCAGATAAAAATATTCAAACTGAATTTGGCATTGGCGAAGGCCTGGTAGGCCAGGTGGCGTTTGAAAAAGAACGCATCATCCTGAGCAATGTACCAAGCAATTACATTCGCATCAGCTCTGCATTAGGCAGAGCCAAACCGGCTAATGTGATCATTTTGCCGGTGTTGTTCGAGAACGATGTGAAAGCGGTAATTGAGCTGGCATCGCTTGATACCTTTAACCAGACCCACCTCGACTTCTTAAGCCAGTTAACGGAAAGTATCGGTATCGTGTTGAACACCATCGAGGCCAACTCCCGTACGGAAGAACTGCTGACACAGTCGCAATCACTGGCCAGTGAGTTGAAAGTACAACAGGAAGAGTTGCGCAGAACCAACGATGAACTGCAGGATAAAGCCCTGTTGCTGGTAAAACAAAAGAACGAAGTGGAAGCCAAGAACAAGGAGGTGGAAGAAGCGCGCCGCTCACTGGAAGAAAAAGCCGAACAGTTAACACTGACCTCGAAGTATAAATCGGAGTTTTTGGCGAACATGTCGCACGAGTTGCGCACGCCATTGAACAGTTTGCTGATCCTTGCGCAACAACTATATGAGAATGCGGAAGGTAACCTCACAGAAAAACAGATCCGGTATGCAAAGACCATCCACTCCTGTGGCGATGACCTCATTCAACTGATCAACGACATCCTTGACCTGTCGAAAATCGAATCAGGGTTCATTACTGCCAATTTTGCACCGGTGCGTTTCTTCGAGATCACTTCGTTTGTGGAAACTACCTTCAAGCCAATTGCCGAAGCCCGTCATTTGCGCTTTACAATAGAAACAGATACCAACCTGCCGGAAAACATGGAGACCGACATTCAACGGTTGAACCAGATCCTGAAGAACCTGTTGTCGAACTCCTTCAAGTTTACGGAGAAAGGGGAGGTGAAACTGAAGATCTACGACGCCAAGAAGAACTGGAAACCGGGTAACTCCATTCTTGATAACGCACAACGGGTGGTGGGCTTTGCCATTCATGATACCGGTATTGGTATCCCGCTGGAAAAACAAAGCATCATCTTTGAAGCCTTTCAGCAGGCAGAAGGAAGCACCAGCCGTAAATATGGCGGTACCGGCCTGGGGCTGTCTATCAGCCGCGGGTTGACCGAACTGTTAGGCGGTACCATTGAACTGGATAGTACGCCAGGGAAGGGAAGTACCTTTACCCTGTTCCTGCCAATAGATAATGTCTCTGGTGTGGTAACCCGTGAAGCACCAAGCAGCCTTACAGAATACCAGTACCAACTGGGTAACGACAGTGGTGAAATTGATACGTTGTTGAATTCCATCAGGGTTACCGGAGAGGGTATAGATCCCAGTGGTATGCACATCGTGAATGAAATGATCAACGATACCGGCGACGACCGCAACAATGTAGCGCCCAACGAAAGAGCCATCCTGATTGTTGAAGACGATATCCGCTTTGGCAAGATCGTTATCGAAAAAGCGCACCAGTATGGGTTGAAAGCCATCGTGGCCACCAACTATATCGAGGTGTTCGACTTCATCAACCGCTTTATGCCCATTGCCATTACACTGGATGTGAAGTTGCCCGATACAAGCGGCTGGAAGGTGATGGAGCTGTTACGCAACGACCTTAGCTACCGGCATATTCCTATTCATTTGATCTCGGGTGAAGAGAACCGGACATTGGCCCTGAAACGCGGCGCCCGCAGCTTCCGCCTGAAACCATTGGACAATGAATCGCTCAACGACCTGTTCGACGATATAGTGGCCTTTAGCAAGAAAAAGGTGAAACAGATCCTGGTGGTGGAAGACAATGAACTGGATGCCTCGCAGATTGTAAAACTGTTAAGCACCGACAATATGCAGGTAACGCTGGCCGAAACCGGCGAAAAGGCCATGCACGATATCAACAGCAAGGATTTCGATTGCATCATTCTCGATTATTCTTTGCCAGATCTGCCGGGACATGAACTGGTGAACCAGGTGGCGGAAAGAAAGCCCCGGCTTACACCGATAATTATGTATTCGGCGAAAGAGTTCAATAAAAAAGAATTGCAGCTGCTGAACAATGTAAGCGGCAAAATATTGTTAAAGGGGGTTAATTCGCTGGAACACCTGTTGGAAGAATCGGTACTGGCGCTGCATATTAACCATAAAGACCTGCAGGTTGAAAAACGAAAAGTGATAGAGAATATCAGGAAGAAAGAAGATATTCTCACTGGTAAAAATATTCTGGTTGTAGATGACGACGTGCGTAATTTGTTCGCACTAACTACGGTATTTGAACGTTATAATATTAATGTGATTACAGCCGAAAGCGGGAAGGAAGCCATTAATATTATCAGGGAAGACAACCCGAAAATTGATATGGTACTGATGGATATCATGATGCCTGAAATGGATGGATATGAAACCACGCAAAAGATCAGGCGTGAACATAAGAACAGTACCTTGCCTATTATTGCCGTAACGGCAAAAGCGATGAAAGGCGACAGGCAGAAATGTATCGAGGCCGGCGCTTCGGACTACATAACAAAACCACTAAAAATAGATCAGCTGTTGTCTTTGATGAGAGTTTGGTTTTATAAATAA
- a CDS encoding response regulator gives MNVYNQYPTNVLIAEDDDEDYLIFSLAIEELSFKVVLSRAENGDILFKLLDENNPDIVFLDLLMPCKDGRQCLREIRANRKYDSIPIIVYSSLADLQNIEFCYREGSNMYAIKPHTLTELKTILEKIFSIDWKKVLYFPPRSMFVLNPQ, from the coding sequence ATGAACGTGTATAATCAGTATCCAACAAATGTACTTATTGCGGAGGATGACGACGAAGACTACCTGATATTTTCGCTGGCAATCGAAGAACTTTCGTTTAAGGTGGTTTTGTCAAGGGCAGAAAACGGCGATATCCTGTTTAAATTGTTGGATGAAAATAATCCAGATATAGTTTTCCTGGACCTTCTTATGCCGTGTAAAGACGGGCGGCAGTGCCTGCGGGAAATCAGGGCCAACAGGAAATACGATTCCATTCCTATTATCGTATATTCTTCCCTGGCAGATTTGCAGAATATTGAATTTTGTTACCGCGAAGGATCGAACATGTATGCCATCAAACCGCATACGCTGACAGAATTAAAGACCATTCTCGAAAAGATCTTCAGCATCGACTGGAAAAAAGTATTGTACTTTCCTCCCCGTTCCATGTTTGTGTTGAACCCACAATAA
- a CDS encoding helix-turn-helix transcriptional regulator encodes MQIKLIADNYKELAFTDQLPGVLANYLIPGASAVTASGDFGHVLFQQLQHDGIFIRLQHFIMNRACTFTMQEFEPLLKLRFHLINHIQYHIEGLGNLVFYEQAYNLLYFPFQNHRVNFQNAGVYFSIDIHYPVYVLSQMLPPLVLMNDFQKKVIHQQPAMLTPVNQVASRSLLTQVYQLMQAGKRSATSLQARSQALLIACIENISEQPVWEPVTLSMNEAQAIYQAKMRMQQDLKQAWTLKELTQLTGLNDYKLKTGFQQLYQSSPADYLRDARMEKAWYLLSGKKYSVSQVAEEVGYTNLSAFSKAFKKYFNITARERSKEQIE; translated from the coding sequence ATGCAAATAAAACTAATCGCAGATAATTATAAAGAACTGGCCTTTACAGATCAACTTCCTGGTGTACTGGCCAATTACCTGATCCCGGGCGCCTCGGCCGTTACAGCATCGGGCGACTTTGGCCATGTGCTGTTTCAGCAACTGCAGCATGATGGTATTTTTATAAGGCTTCAACACTTTATTATGAACCGGGCCTGCACATTCACCATGCAGGAGTTTGAACCTTTATTGAAGCTACGCTTCCATCTTATTAATCATATCCAATATCATATTGAGGGGTTGGGCAACCTGGTATTTTATGAGCAGGCATATAACCTGTTGTACTTCCCTTTTCAAAACCACCGGGTCAATTTTCAAAATGCGGGTGTTTACTTCTCTATCGACATTCATTATCCCGTATATGTTTTGTCTCAAATGTTACCACCTTTAGTTCTGATGAATGATTTTCAGAAAAAAGTTATTCACCAGCAACCTGCCATGTTAACGCCGGTAAACCAGGTAGCCAGCCGCTCGCTGTTAACACAGGTATACCAGTTAATGCAGGCAGGAAAACGTTCTGCCACGTCGCTGCAGGCCCGGTCACAGGCGCTGCTGATCGCCTGTATTGAAAACATTTCTGAACAACCCGTCTGGGAACCCGTAACCCTTTCCATGAATGAAGCGCAGGCGATATATCAGGCAAAAATGAGGATGCAGCAGGATCTTAAACAGGCATGGACCCTTAAAGAGCTTACCCAGCTTACAGGCCTGAACGATTATAAACTAAAGACCGGGTTTCAACAACTGTATCAAAGCAGCCCGGCCGATTATTTACGTGATGCCAGAATGGAAAAAGCCTGGTATTTGTTATCGGGCAAAAAATATTCGGTATCGCAGGTAGCCGAAGAAGTAGGTTATACCAATTTAAGCGCTTTTTCAAAGGCATTTAAAAAGTATTTTAACATTACGGCAAGGGAGCGTAGTAAAGAACAAATTGAATAA
- a CDS encoding GNAT family N-acetyltransferase — protein MTTSSPELLCRSLHVRKEQSIVMQKELLPGYHIGLRPVSVYADNDIYAVHEWLSAGYSGKAGLPVDQLRVFFILLGESTYAQAFMVLLNHDTPIGQFEVYQVLQDELKDAIDAGEGDYRIYIPVMPVIASLPDVTLQILECCLEYFFSHAEVNRVFWVIPVNDKERNRLAAKTGALHYKFVNQPHSDAGQPANVYQYTRS, from the coding sequence ATGACAACCTCATCCCCCGAATTACTCTGCCGTTCCCTCCATGTAAGGAAAGAACAGTCTATTGTTATGCAAAAAGAACTGCTGCCGGGTTACCACATCGGTTTGCGCCCCGTATCTGTATACGCCGATAACGACATATACGCCGTTCACGAATGGCTGTCGGCTGGTTACTCCGGCAAGGCAGGCCTTCCGGTTGACCAGTTGCGGGTATTTTTTATTCTGCTTGGCGAAAGCACCTATGCCCAGGCCTTTATGGTATTGCTGAATCACGATACGCCCATTGGCCAGTTTGAAGTGTACCAGGTGTTGCAGGATGAATTGAAAGACGCCATCGATGCCGGCGAAGGCGATTATAGAATATATATTCCGGTAATGCCGGTGATAGCATCGTTGCCCGATGTAACCTTGCAGATCCTCGAGTGCTGTCTTGAATATTTCTTCTCCCATGCCGAAGTGAACCGGGTATTTTGGGTAATACCGGTGAATGATAAAGAACGTAACAGGCTGGCCGCAAAAACGGGTGCGCTGCATTATAAATTTGTGAACCAACCACACTCTGATGCCGGTCAGCCGGCAAATGTTTACCAATATACCCGCTCCTGA
- a CDS encoding FecR family protein, with the protein MDTELNTPGMEEVDYLAALLLKQLRHEITETDLQYLENWKASHPSHALVSEQVNDSEQLLNDLLAMKQVDMEARWQQISAQINPVKQPVPLYRRWYVYAAAALVLIIAGAISWPYLTPKKSLTPVVENKQQKANEFDIPPGGNRAMLTLANGSVINLENAANGQVANDENGNVVKLKDGELKYEPAPGTTAPTTIVNTNTLSTPRGGQYSVVLPDGSKAWLNAASSIKYPTHFSGKERRVTITGEVYFDVAKLSGAEGKNESFIVDVLLPAGEAAGGDHLGAEVEVMGTRFNIMAYNEEKVITTTLVNGKVKVSVPASTPGVHPFKLLAAGQQAQIPQPIKGSITSDLIKVVKVEDLDDALAWKNGYTSLNNSGIREIMRTLSRWYNIEVNFPGKVPDYKFSGSIPRSENLSAVIKMLENNGVHFTMRNNVISVLP; encoded by the coding sequence ATGGACACCGAATTGAATACACCAGGCATGGAGGAAGTTGACTATTTGGCAGCGTTGCTGCTGAAACAGTTACGGCATGAAATAACCGAAACTGATTTGCAGTACCTGGAGAACTGGAAGGCCAGTCACCCTTCGCATGCACTGGTAAGTGAACAGGTAAATGACAGCGAACAATTGCTGAACGACCTGTTGGCTATGAAGCAGGTTGATATGGAAGCCAGGTGGCAGCAGATCAGTGCACAAATTAACCCGGTAAAACAACCGGTACCATTATATCGCCGCTGGTATGTGTATGCCGCTGCCGCATTGGTATTAATTATTGCCGGCGCTATAAGCTGGCCTTATCTTACGCCAAAGAAATCACTCACTCCCGTTGTTGAAAATAAACAACAAAAGGCAAACGAATTTGATATTCCACCCGGAGGTAACAGGGCTATGCTTACCCTCGCCAATGGTTCAGTTATAAATCTTGAGAATGCTGCCAATGGCCAGGTAGCAAATGACGAAAATGGAAATGTAGTAAAGTTAAAAGATGGAGAACTGAAGTACGAACCTGCACCAGGCACTACAGCGCCCACAACTATTGTAAATACAAATACATTAAGTACACCCCGAGGCGGACAATACAGCGTTGTATTGCCCGATGGCAGTAAGGCATGGTTAAATGCCGCTTCCTCTATAAAATACCCTACTCATTTTTCAGGGAAAGAAAGACGGGTAACCATTACCGGTGAAGTGTATTTTGATGTGGCAAAGCTTTCTGGTGCAGAAGGAAAGAATGAATCTTTCATTGTTGATGTATTGCTTCCCGCTGGTGAGGCGGCCGGGGGAGACCATCTTGGCGCTGAAGTAGAAGTAATGGGCACCCGGTTTAATATTATGGCCTATAACGAAGAAAAAGTCATTACAACAACACTGGTAAATGGAAAAGTGAAAGTATCAGTTCCGGCCTCAACACCAGGCGTTCATCCATTTAAACTGCTGGCAGCGGGCCAGCAGGCGCAAATACCGCAACCCATAAAAGGTTCCATAACAAGCGACCTGATAAAAGTAGTGAAGGTAGAAGACCTAGATGATGCATTGGCCTGGAAGAATGGGTACACCTCCTTAAACAATTCAGGTATCAGGGAAATAATGCGTACACTTTCCCGCTGGTATAATATAGAAGTAAATTTCCCCGGCAAAGTGCCTGATTATAAATTCTCCGGTTCCATTCCCCGTTCAGAAAATCTCTCTGCGGTAATAAAAATGCTGGAAAATAATGGTGTGCATTTCACCATGCGAAATAACGTCATCAGTGTCCTGCCTTGA